ATATCCGCATAACGGGGGTCATGGCCGGGAAACATGGTGTCTTCCTTTTCCAGAGCCGGCGGGGCTATGTCATAACTGCGCCGCCAGATTCTGACCTGCTCATCGCCAAAAAGCTGGGCAGTTTCGGCTTTATTGCGGCCTTGCAGCGCACCATAATGACGTTCATTAAGCTGCCAGCTTTTATATTCGGGAATCCAAAGCTGGTCCATTTCCTCCAGCACAAAATGCATCGTTTTAATGGCCCGTTTTAAGCGGGAGGTAACGGCGGCGTCGAAGTGGTAATTTGCCGTACGTAATAGCTTTCCCGCATTGCAGGCTTCCGCTACTCCATCCTCCGTAAGGTCCACATCCATCCAGCCGGTAAAGCGATTGGTACGGTTCCATTCACTCTGGCCATGCCGGATAAACACAATTTTATACTTGTAATCGATCGAGGTTCCTTCTGACATAGTAAACACCTCCGAATCTATTTTTTAACCATATTCGATAATTAGGTGAATTTTACCTTTATACTGTGCCGTTTTTTGCCATAAACCGGTCTGACAAGGAACTGCTAT
The sequence above is a segment of the Propionispora hippei DSM 15287 genome. Coding sequences within it:
- the gpmA gene encoding 2,3-diphosphoglycerate-dependent phosphoglycerate mutase, which translates into the protein MSEGTSIDYKYKIVFIRHGQSEWNRTNRFTGWMDVDLTEDGVAEACNAGKLLRTANYHFDAAVTSRLKRAIKTMHFVLEEMDQLWIPEYKSWQLNERHYGALQGRNKAETAQLFGDEQVRIWRRSYDIAPPALEKEDTMFPGHDPRYADIPTEQLPATESLKDTEKRVIAYWEESLVPKIKQGLCLLVAAHGNSLRALVKHIDQISADKIMSVEIPTGVPLVYEFTADLKPVRSYYLQDTK